A region of Alphaproteobacteria bacterium DNA encodes the following proteins:
- the pip gene encoding prolyl aminopeptidase — MRDWYPERKPYATHRLKVSSLHELHIEECGNPKGEAVIWLHGGPGSGLYRNHGRQFDPEFYRIILFDQRGSGQSTPYADVRENTTRDLIADIEKIREYFGISRWLVAGRSWGATLALLYAQAHPERVTALFLAAIFLCDTQSIRWLFQDGASRIYSQAWEEYVALVPPEKRGDIMKAYGDMLLGENQEIALKAARAWSIWEGHTCSVLPDPGFVADFAADNAVLSLARLEHHYLSRGGFVEEGHILKNAHKIAHIPVKIVHGRYDMNCTYDNAWKLHQALPKSELITIPLGGHATNDPATVDAQIRAADALKAMAG; from the coding sequence ATGAGAGACTGGTATCCCGAGCGCAAGCCCTATGCGACGCATCGGCTGAAAGTATCGTCCCTGCATGAGCTTCATATCGAGGAATGCGGCAATCCGAAAGGCGAGGCGGTCATATGGCTGCATGGCGGACCGGGAAGCGGTCTTTATAGAAATCACGGGCGGCAATTCGATCCGGAATTTTACCGTATCATTCTCTTTGATCAGCGCGGCTCGGGGCAAAGCACGCCCTATGCGGACGTCAGGGAGAACACGACGCGGGATTTGATCGCCGATATCGAGAAAATCCGCGAATATTTTGGAATTTCCCGCTGGCTGGTCGCCGGGCGGTCATGGGGCGCCACGCTTGCGCTGCTCTATGCTCAGGCGCATCCGGAGCGCGTCACGGCGCTTTTCCTCGCGGCCATATTTCTGTGCGACACCCAATCCATTCGCTGGCTGTTTCAGGATGGCGCGAGCCGCATTTATTCCCAGGCGTGGGAGGAATATGTCGCTCTTGTGCCGCCGGAGAAGCGCGGCGACATCATGAAAGCCTATGGTGACATGCTGCTCGGCGAGAATCAGGAAATAGCGCTTAAGGCCGCTCGCGCCTGGAGCATATGGGAAGGCCATACCTGCAGCGTCTTGCCTGACCCCGGTTTCGTGGCCGATTTCGCAGCCGACAATGCGGTGCTTTCCCTGGCCAGGCTTGAGCATCATTATTTGAGTCGAGGGGGCTTTGTCGAAGAAGGCCATATTCTAAAGAATGCGCATAAAATCGCCCACATCCCCGTGAAGATCGTTCATGGCCGTTACGACATGAACTGCACCTATGACAATGCATGGAAGCTGCATCAGGCGCTGCCAAAATCGGAATTGATCACCATTCCTCTCGGCGGGCATGCGACCAACGATCCGGCGACGGTCGATGCGCAAATCCGCGCGGCGGATGCATTGAAGGCGATGGCGGGGTGA
- a CDS encoding microcin C ABC transporter permease YejB, producing MLHYIIRRLLFIIPTLFGIMVLNFLIVQAAPGGPVEQVIAQLHGNAADATARFSGGGGDGAQTGSQTTMQGQADYANSRYSGARGVDPEFIKELEKQFGFDKPLHERFLHMMGNYLRLDFGESYFRNEKVADLVISKMPVSISLGLWTTLIVYLISIPLGIRKAVKDGTPFDAWTSMAIIIGYAIPEFLFAVLLIVIFAGGRYLDWFPLRGLVSENWHDLSWPQRILDYLWHIALPVISMVIGGFASLTMLTKNSFLDEIGKQYVITARAKGLEEKRVLYGHVFRNAMLIVIAGFPQALIGVLFTGALLIEVIFSLDGLGLLGFESAVNRDYPVMFGTLFFFTLFGLVLNLIGDIMYMLVDPRIDFEERQS from the coding sequence ATGCTGCATTACATCATCCGCCGCTTGCTGTTCATCATCCCGACCTTGTTCGGGATCATGGTGCTGAATTTCCTGATCGTGCAGGCCGCGCCCGGCGGGCCGGTGGAGCAGGTGATCGCGCAGCTGCACGGCAACGCAGCCGACGCCACGGCGCGTTTCAGCGGCGGTGGCGGCGACGGCGCGCAGACGGGATCGCAGACGACGATGCAGGGTCAGGCCGATTACGCCAACAGCCGTTATTCCGGCGCGCGCGGCGTCGATCCGGAATTCATCAAGGAACTGGAAAAGCAATTCGGCTTCGACAAGCCGCTGCATGAGCGCTTCCTGCATATGATGGGCAATTATCTGCGCCTCGATTTTGGCGAGTCATATTTCCGCAACGAAAAGGTGGCCGATCTGGTCATCAGCAAAATGCCGGTATCGATTTCGCTCGGCCTGTGGACGACGCTGATCGTCTACCTCATCTCCATTCCGCTCGGCATCAGGAAGGCGGTCAAGGACGGCACCCCCTTCGACGCATGGACCAGCATGGCGATCATCATAGGCTACGCGATTCCGGAATTCCTGTTCGCCGTGCTGCTGATCGTGATATTCGCGGGCGGGCGGTATCTCGACTGGTTTCCGCTGCGCGGCCTGGTGTCGGAGAATTGGCACGATCTGTCATGGCCGCAGCGGATTCTGGACTATCTGTGGCATATTGCCTTGCCGGTCATATCGATGGTGATCGGCGGCTTCGCTTCGCTCACGATGCTGACCAAAAACTCGTTCCTCGACGAAATCGGCAAGCAATATGTCATCACCGCCCGCGCCAAGGGACTTGAGGAAAAGCGCGTGCTGTACGGTCATGTTTTCCGCAACGCCATGCTGATCGTGATCGCGGGCTTTCCCCAGGCTTTGATCGGCGTGCTGTTCACCGGCGCTCTGCTGATCGAGGTGATTTTCTCGCTCGATGGGCTGGGATTGCTCGGATTCGAGTCCGCCGTGAATCGCGACTATCCCGTGATGTTCGGCACGCTGTTCTTTTTCACGCTGTTCGGGCTGGTGCTGAATTTGATCGGCGACATTATGTATATGCTGGTCGATCCGCGCATCGATTTCGAGGAGCGGCAGTCATGA
- a CDS encoding ABC transporter permease, translated as MIALSPVNRERWRKFCAHRRGFWSLWIFLFLFTVTLFAEFIANDRPLLVYYGGSLYVPVLVDYPETKFGGEFGTNANYRDAYVADKINKQGWMLWPLIRYSYDTINYNLQVPAPSPPSAENWLGTDDQGRDVLARAIYGFRISVLFGLTLTILSSIIGIMAGAVQGYFGGLTDLLLQRFIEIWSGMPVLYLLIIMASMVQPNFWWLLLLMLIFSWMHLVGVVRAEFLRTRNFDYVRAAKAMGAGDIAVMTRHILPNAMTAALTYMPFVLNGAITTLTALDFIGFGLPPGSPSLGELLNQGKNNLQAPWLGLTSFCVIALLLSLLVFVSEAVRNAFDPRRKA; from the coding sequence ATGATCGCGCTGTCTCCCGTCAATCGCGAACGCTGGAGGAAATTCTGCGCCCATCGGCGCGGATTCTGGTCGCTGTGGATTTTTCTGTTCCTGTTCACGGTGACGCTGTTCGCGGAATTCATCGCCAACGACCGGCCTTTGCTGGTCTATTACGGCGGCTCGCTGTATGTCCCGGTACTGGTGGACTATCCCGAAACCAAATTCGGCGGCGAATTCGGCACCAACGCCAATTACCGCGACGCCTATGTGGCGGATAAAATCAATAAGCAGGGATGGATGCTGTGGCCTCTGATTCGATACAGCTACGATACCATCAATTATAATCTCCAGGTTCCAGCGCCTTCGCCGCCGTCTGCCGAGAATTGGCTGGGCACGGACGACCAGGGGCGCGACGTGCTGGCGCGGGCGATCTACGGTTTTCGCATTTCCGTGCTGTTCGGGCTTACGCTGACCATTTTGTCCTCGATCATCGGCATCATGGCCGGCGCGGTGCAGGGCTATTTCGGCGGGCTGACCGACCTGCTGCTCCAGCGTTTCATCGAAATCTGGTCGGGCATGCCGGTGCTTTACCTGCTGATCATCATGGCGAGCATGGTGCAGCCGAATTTCTGGTGGCTGCTTCTGCTCATGCTGATTTTCTCCTGGATGCATCTGGTCGGCGTGGTGCGCGCCGAATTTCTCCGCACCAGGAATTTCGATTATGTCCGCGCCGCCAAGGCGATGGGAGCGGGCGATATCGCCGTGATGACGCGGCATATTCTGCCCAATGCCATGACGGCGGCACTGACCTATATGCCCTTCGTGCTGAACGGCGCCATCACGACGCTGACGGCGCTGGATTTCATCGGCTTCGGCCTGCCGCCCGGATCGCCTTCCCTTGGAGAACTGCTCAATCAGGGCAAGAATAACCTGCAGGCGCCGTGGCTCGGCTTGACCTCATTCTGCGTGATCGCCCTTCTGCTCAGCCTGCTGGTTTTCGTCAGCGAAGCGGTGCGCAACGCCTTTGATCCGCGCAGGAAAGCATGA
- a CDS encoding protein-glutamine glutaminase family protein, which translates to MIPNLRELYGLLEKVPQLVSTDPRMGCIARAQIVGSLLHQRGLRVGRAWILPMFERVNFYAPLYDMKGKPLKDAAHKSRAARWRYHCSACLLDFPGDWVVDFPLFAAPIRASAWHEAFIETQSRYARGQGIELRLAVLPFHELPPRQVLRDNPKAQKQNRFLTVERLAKLVSFSPIKIPPEPVLFKPNPVSPRR; encoded by the coding sequence ATGATCCCCAATCTCCGCGAATTATACGGGCTGCTGGAAAAAGTTCCGCAGCTCGTTAGCACTGATCCGCGCATGGGATGCATCGCGCGGGCGCAGATCGTCGGATCGCTGCTGCATCAGCGCGGCTTGCGCGTCGGGCGGGCATGGATTTTGCCGATGTTCGAGCGCGTGAATTTTTACGCGCCGCTTTACGACATGAAGGGAAAGCCGCTGAAGGATGCCGCGCATAAAAGCCGCGCGGCCCGATGGCGTTATCACTGCTCGGCGTGCCTGCTGGATTTTCCCGGCGATTGGGTCGTGGATTTTCCGTTGTTCGCCGCACCCATCCGCGCCTCGGCGTGGCATGAGGCTTTTATCGAAACGCAAAGCCGGTATGCAAGAGGGCAGGGGATCGAACTGCGCCTTGCCGTTCTGCCGTTCCATGAGCTGCCGCCGCGCCAGGTGCTGCGCGATAATCCCAAGGCGCAAAAGCAGAACAGATTCCTGACGGTGGAACGGCTGGCGAAGCTCGTGAGTTTTTCGCCGATAAAAATCCCGCCGGAGCCGGTGCTGTTCAAGCCGAATCCGGTATCTCCGCGCCGTTAA
- a CDS encoding ABC transporter ATP-binding protein → MSLLEVDNLAVNFTGGNKIVAAVRGVSFALDRGETLGIVGESGSGKSVTALSIMQLLPYPSAEHPSGSIKFQGQELCGAPRKMLEKIRGNRIAMVFQEPMTSLNPLHTVERQVAEVLFLHKKMSRIAARARVIELLSLVGIPQPVTRLASYPHELSGGQRQRVMIAMALANEPDILIADEPTTALDVTIQAQILRLLKDLQQKLGLALLLITHDLNIVRKMAKRVCVMRHGEIVEQGDIEQVFTAPRHPYTRQLLAAEPKGEAVTVAPDAPEILAADHVKVYFPIKRGVLRRTVDYIRAVDDVSLRLRAGETLGVVGESGSGKTTLGLALLRLLPLQGKVVFLGREMTALPRHELRRLRRDMQVVFQDPYGSLSPRLTIGESVAEGLKIHTIGTPAERAARVDDILREVGLSPEMSGRYPHEFSGGQRQRIAIARAMILHPKFIVLDEPTSALDMSVQAQIVDLLRDLQRKHGLGYLFISHDLRVVKALAHQVIVLKDGKVIESGSSEKIFAAPEQNYTKALMSAAFNLE, encoded by the coding sequence ATGAGCCTGCTCGAAGTCGACAACCTCGCGGTGAATTTCACCGGCGGCAACAAAATCGTCGCCGCCGTGCGTGGGGTTTCGTTTGCGCTCGATCGCGGCGAGACGCTGGGGATCGTCGGCGAATCCGGTTCCGGGAAATCGGTCACTGCCTTGTCGATCATGCAATTGCTGCCCTATCCCAGCGCCGAACATCCGAGCGGCAGCATAAAATTCCAGGGCCAGGAATTATGCGGCGCTCCCAGAAAAATGCTGGAAAAAATTCGCGGCAACAGAATCGCGATGGTGTTCCAGGAGCCGATGACGTCGCTCAACCCGCTGCACACGGTCGAGCGGCAGGTCGCCGAAGTCCTGTTCCTGCATAAAAAAATGTCGCGGATCGCGGCGCGGGCGCGGGTGATCGAGCTTCTCAGCCTCGTCGGCATTCCGCAGCCGGTGACGCGGCTCGCATCCTATCCCCATGAGCTTTCCGGCGGGCAGAGGCAGCGGGTGATGATCGCGATGGCCTTGGCGAACGAGCCGGATATCCTGATCGCCGACGAGCCGACCACGGCGCTCGACGTGACGATCCAGGCGCAGATTTTGCGCTTGTTAAAAGACCTTCAGCAAAAGCTTGGCCTCGCCTTGCTGCTCATTACTCACGACCTCAACATCGTGCGTAAAATGGCGAAGCGCGTCTGCGTCATGCGGCATGGTGAGATTGTCGAGCAGGGCGATATCGAGCAGGTGTTCACCGCGCCGCGGCACCCCTATACCAGACAGCTTCTCGCCGCCGAGCCTAAGGGAGAAGCGGTGACGGTCGCCCCGGATGCGCCGGAGATCCTCGCCGCCGATCATGTCAAAGTCTATTTCCCGATTAAGCGCGGCGTGCTTCGCCGCACGGTCGATTACATCCGCGCCGTCGATGATGTTTCGCTGCGCCTTCGCGCGGGCGAGACGCTGGGGGTCGTCGGCGAGTCCGGTTCCGGCAAGACCACGCTAGGGCTGGCGCTGCTGCGCTTGCTGCCGCTCCAGGGGAAGGTGGTTTTCCTCGGGCGCGAGATGACGGCGCTGCCGCGTCACGAGCTTCGCAGATTGCGCCGCGACATGCAGGTGGTGTTCCAGGACCCGTACGGCAGCCTCAGCCCGCGCCTGACCATTGGTGAAAGCGTGGCGGAGGGGCTGAAGATTCACACTATCGGCACGCCCGCCGAGCGCGCCGCGCGGGTGGATGATATTCTGCGCGAGGTCGGCCTGTCGCCTGAAATGAGTGGGCGTTATCCGCACGAATTTTCCGGCGGCCAGCGGCAGCGCATCGCCATCGCCCGCGCCATGATCCTGCATCCGAAATTCATCGTGCTGGATGAGCCGACTTCGGCGCTGGATATGTCGGTGCAGGCGCAGATCGTGGATTTGCTGCGCGATCTGCAGCGCAAGCACGGCCTCGGCTATTTGTTCATCAGCCACGATCTTCGCGTCGTCAAGGCGCTCGCGCATCAGGTGATCGTGCTGAAGGACGGCAAGGTGATCGAAAGCGGCAGCAGCGAGAAAATCTTCGCCGCGCCGGAGCAGAATTACACCAAGGCGCTCATGTCGGCGGCGTTTAATTTGGAATGA
- a CDS encoding SulP family inorganic anion transporter — MTHATAHHAPNLLVPKLFTILRQGYHFDDFRHDALAGLTVAIVALPLAMALAIASGTTPDKGLITAIVAGLIISALGGSRVQIGGPTGAFVVVVFNIIQQFGYNGMIVATLMAGFMLVAAGLLGLGTYVKYIPQSVIKGFTAGIAIIIATSQVGTFMGLTVAHEPGDPIGKWQAYFAAIGTMQPMAVALGVLTFGVIVGYAKYLPKWPGFLLAVSMSSLFALALHLQIPTIGSRFGGIPHELPMPSLPHATWEQMRLLFPSALTIAVLAGIESLLSAVVADGMIGRQHRSNCELVAQGVANAASALFGGLPATGAIARTAANIRSGARSPVAGIMHAVWLLAIMLAAAPLASYVPLTSLAAVLFIVAWNMSEARHLPGYLRHASHRDRIVLAVTFALTVLIDLSVAIGVGIALSAVMGRGRKQRHI; from the coding sequence ATGACACACGCTACCGCTCACCATGCGCCGAACCTTCTGGTGCCCAAGCTATTCACCATCTTGCGCCAGGGATATCATTTTGACGATTTTCGTCACGACGCCCTTGCCGGCCTGACGGTCGCCATCGTCGCCCTGCCGCTGGCGATGGCACTGGCAATCGCGTCGGGCACGACGCCGGACAAGGGGCTTATCACCGCCATCGTCGCCGGGCTGATTATCTCCGCCCTGGGCGGAAGCCGGGTGCAAATCGGCGGCCCGACGGGAGCCTTCGTCGTGGTGGTGTTCAACATCATCCAGCAGTTCGGCTATAACGGCATGATCGTGGCGACGCTGATGGCGGGATTCATGCTGGTCGCCGCCGGGCTTCTTGGCCTTGGCACTTACGTCAAATATATCCCTCAATCCGTCATCAAGGGATTCACCGCCGGCATCGCCATCATCATTGCCACGAGCCAGGTCGGCACGTTTATGGGGCTGACCGTCGCCCATGAGCCGGGAGACCCCATCGGCAAATGGCAGGCCTATTTCGCCGCGATAGGGACGATGCAGCCCATGGCCGTCGCGCTAGGAGTTCTGACCTTCGGCGTCATTGTCGGTTATGCGAAATATCTTCCTAAATGGCCGGGATTTCTTCTGGCCGTCAGCATGAGCTCTCTGTTCGCGCTCGCGCTGCATCTGCAAATTCCGACGATAGGTTCGCGCTTCGGCGGCATTCCTCACGAACTTCCCATGCCGTCCCTGCCCCATGCGACATGGGAACAGATGCGGCTGCTGTTTCCGAGCGCGCTCACCATCGCCGTGCTGGCGGGGATCGAATCCCTGCTTTCCGCCGTCGTCGCCGACGGCATGATCGGCCGTCAGCACCGCTCCAATTGCGAACTGGTGGCGCAAGGCGTCGCCAACGCCGCTTCGGCGCTGTTCGGCGGCCTGCCCGCCACGGGAGCCATCGCCCGCACCGCCGCCAACATCCGCTCCGGCGCGCGCTCGCCGGTCGCGGGCATCATGCACGCCGTCTGGCTGCTGGCGATCATGCTGGCGGCCGCACCGCTGGCCTCATACGTGCCGCTGACCAGCCTCGCGGCGGTATTGTTCATCGTCGCCTGGAATATGAGCGAGGCCAGGCATCTGCCCGGCTATCTGCGCCATGCCTCGCACCGGGATCGCATCGTGCTGGCCGTCACCTTCGCGCTGACGGTACTGATCGATCTTTCGGTAGCAATCGGAGTCGGCATCGCGCTGTCGGCGGTGATGGGGCGGGGGCGAAAGCAGCGGCATATCTGA
- the uvrA gene encoding excinuclease ABC subunit UvrA, whose amino-acid sequence MQKSIQIRGAREHNLKNIDVDLPRDALIVMTGLSGSGKSSLAFDTIYAEGQRRYVESLSAYARQFLELQQKPDVDSIDGLSPAISIEQKTTSRNPRSTVGTVTEIYDYMRLLYARVGVPYSPATGLPIESQTVSQMVDRIMALPEGTKLLLLAPIVRGRKGEYRKELQELRQKGFQRVKIDGKMTEIADAPALNKKLKHDIDVVVDRIVVRPDLGNRLADSVETALKLSDGLLFAEDTANGAITTFSAKFACPVSGFTINEIEPRLFSFNNPHGACPVCDGLGEMLVFDQALVVPDENLSLKDGAIAPWKAVTSAFYTQTLEALCRAYKARMDVPWRGLSPAFRDAVLHGSGDTEITFNYADGKRSYRNTKPFEGVIPNLERRWKETESNFRREDLSRFQSSHPCESCHGARLKPEALAVKIAGKNISEVTALSIKAAAGWFTGLNKTLKPKQQEIAARILKEINERLRFLNDVGLEYLALARNSGTLSGGESQRIRLASQIGSGLTGVLYVLDEPSIGLHQRDNDRLLDTLRRLRDLGNTVVVVEHDEDAIRAADYVIDMGPGAGIHGGEVIAAGTPDDIERDKKSLTGQYLSGARSIAVPETRRPGNKQWLDIIGASANNLKDVTAKFPLGMLTCVTGVSGGGKSTLVIETLYKALARHLHNAREIPGAYRQIKGMELIDKIVDIDQSPIGRTPRSNPATYTGAFTPIRDWYAGLPEAKTRGYGPGRFSFNVKGGRCEACEGDGVIKIEMHFLPDVYVTCDTCDGKRYNRETLQILWRDKSIADILDMTVEEGAEFFASVPSVRDKLQTLARVGLDYIKIGQSATTLSGGEAQRIKLSKELSRRATGKTLYILDEPTTGLHFEDVRRLLEVLQALVDQGNSIVVIEHNLEVIKTADWIIDLGPEGGDGGGEIVAAGTPETVAREKRSYTGQYLARYLVAQNKAKKRA is encoded by the coding sequence ATGCAAAAATCCATCCAAATACGCGGCGCCCGCGAGCATAATCTTAAAAATATCGATGTCGATTTGCCGCGCGACGCGCTGATCGTCATGACCGGCCTCAGCGGCTCGGGCAAATCCTCGCTCGCCTTCGACACGATCTATGCCGAGGGGCAGCGGCGCTATGTCGAAAGCCTGTCCGCCTATGCGCGGCAGTTCCTGGAACTGCAGCAGAAGCCCGACGTGGACAGCATCGACGGCCTGTCGCCCGCCATTTCCATCGAGCAGAAGACCACCTCGCGCAATCCGCGCTCCACCGTCGGCACGGTGACGGAAATCTATGACTATATGCGCTTGCTCTATGCCCGCGTCGGCGTGCCCTATTCGCCCGCGACGGGACTTCCCATCGAAAGCCAGACCGTGAGCCAGATGGTGGATCGCATCATGGCGCTGCCGGAGGGAACGAAGCTTCTGCTGCTCGCGCCTATCGTACGCGGCCGCAAGGGCGAATACCGAAAGGAATTGCAGGAGCTGCGGCAAAAAGGATTCCAGCGCGTCAAGATCGACGGTAAGATGACGGAAATCGCCGACGCGCCCGCGCTCAACAAAAAACTGAAACATGATATCGACGTGGTGGTGGATCGCATCGTCGTACGTCCCGACCTCGGCAACCGGCTGGCGGATTCGGTCGAGACCGCGCTCAAGCTTTCGGACGGGCTGCTCTTCGCCGAAGACACCGCGAACGGCGCGATCACGACCTTCTCGGCCAAATTCGCCTGCCCGGTCAGCGGCTTTACGATCAACGAGATCGAGCCGCGCCTGTTCTCTTTCAACAATCCGCACGGCGCATGCCCCGTCTGCGACGGGCTGGGCGAAATGCTGGTTTTCGATCAGGCGCTGGTGGTGCCGGACGAAAACCTGTCCTTGAAAGACGGCGCGATCGCGCCGTGGAAGGCCGTGACATCCGCTTTTTATACGCAAACCCTCGAAGCCCTGTGCCGCGCTTATAAGGCCAGGATGGACGTGCCGTGGCGCGGGCTGTCTCCGGCTTTCCGCGACGCGGTCCTGCACGGCAGCGGCGACACGGAAATTACCTTCAATTACGCCGACGGCAAACGCAGTTATCGCAACACCAAGCCTTTCGAGGGCGTCATTCCCAATCTCGAACGGCGCTGGAAGGAAACCGAGAGCAATTTCAGGCGCGAGGATTTGAGCCGCTTTCAGTCTTCGCATCCCTGCGAGTCCTGCCATGGCGCGCGGCTGAAGCCGGAAGCCCTCGCGGTCAAGATCGCCGGAAAAAATATCAGCGAAGTGACGGCGCTTTCGATTAAAGCCGCCGCCGGATGGTTCACCGGCCTGAACAAAACATTGAAGCCGAAACAGCAGGAAATCGCCGCGCGGATTTTGAAGGAAATCAATGAAAGACTGAGATTCCTCAACGATGTCGGCCTTGAATATCTGGCGCTGGCGCGCAATTCCGGCACGCTGTCCGGCGGCGAGAGCCAGCGGATTCGCCTTGCTTCGCAAATCGGCTCCGGCCTGACCGGCGTTCTGTATGTGCTCGACGAGCCGTCCATCGGCCTGCATCAGCGCGACAACGACCGCCTGCTCGACACGCTGCGCAGGCTGCGCGATCTCGGCAATACCGTGGTCGTCGTCGAGCATGACGAAGATGCCATTCGCGCGGCGGATTACGTCATCGATATGGGGCCGGGCGCGGGCATCCATGGCGGCGAGGTGATCGCGGCGGGAACGCCGGACGATATCGAGCGCGACAAAAAAAGCCTGACCGGGCAATATCTGTCCGGCGCGCGATCGATTGCGGTGCCGGAAACGCGGCGGCCCGGCAACAAGCAATGGCTGGACATCATCGGCGCGAGCGCCAACAACCTCAAAGACGTCACGGCGAAATTCCCGCTCGGCATGCTGACCTGCGTCACCGGCGTTTCCGGAGGCGGCAAATCGACGCTGGTGATCGAAACTTTATACAAGGCGCTGGCGCGGCATCTGCACAATGCGCGGGAAATTCCCGGCGCCTATCGGCAAATCAAGGGAATGGAGCTTATCGACAAGATCGTCGATATCGACCAGTCGCCCATCGGGAGGACGCCGCGCTCCAACCCTGCCACCTATACCGGAGCCTTCACCCCCATCCGCGACTGGTATGCCGGGCTGCCGGAGGCCAAGACGCGCGGCTATGGGCCGGGGCGGTTTTCCTTCAACGTCAAGGGCGGGCGCTGCGAGGCTTGCGAAGGCGACGGGGTCATCAAGATCGAGATGCATTTCCTGCCGGATGTCTATGTCACCTGCGACACCTGCGACGGCAAGCGCTATAACCGCGAAACGCTGCAAATACTCTGGCGCGATAAATCCATCGCCGACATCCTCGACATGACGGTGGAAGAAGGCGCGGAATTTTTCGCGAGCGTGCCGTCCGTCCGCGACAAGCTGCAGACTCTCGCCAGGGTCGGCCTCGACTATATCAAGATCGGGCAATCGGCCACCACCCTGTCCGGCGGCGAGGCGCAGCGCATCAAGCTGTCGAAGGAGCTATCGCGCCGCGCCACGGGCAAGACGCTCTATATTCTCGACGAGCCGACCACGGGACTGCATTTCGAGGATGTGCGGCGGCTGCTTGAGGTGCTGCAGGCGCTGGTGGATCAGGGCAACAGCATCGTCGTCATCGAGCATAACCTCGAAGTCATCAAGACGGCGGACTGGATCATCGATCTCGGCCCGGAAGGCGGCGACGGCGGCGGCGAAATCGTCGCGGCGGGAACGCCGGAAACCGTCGCGAGGGAAAAGCGCAGCTATACCGGCCAGTATCTGGCGCGGTATTTGGTCGCGCAAAACAAGGCAAAGAAGCGAGCGTGA